The following proteins are encoded in a genomic region of Drosophila miranda strain MSH22 chromosome 4, D.miranda_PacBio2.1, whole genome shotgun sequence:
- the LOC108162801 gene encoding uncharacterized protein LOC108162801 isoform X1, with protein MIQKSYSYWRWPKAIVNYIKVYFQKCCIHGFKYVVEKMFTFLERFLWLILLVVSIYFCIVVCLSSIDRYYTKSTHIGLERNYHFWNTTIPSLTVCPMQRINESLFSDYCRKNGIKGQYKEEFWGFIENLANSTYKNFQNIPESEHIDKLLNVLGIKPALYMELIYNLTYDSSYEPVEKQRTRSIDGQINIHVRQVLTEYGLCYLGNSKLGEEYSSRYLIFGVYPEVNKYEQSRRLLKAQIGSFFEKDVGFTLLGFSSEAIDSYIHSAFEVMKVDNNFGYTEEGVVYDPESEEIIAEENLEKEATIGQRKCRFYHESNLTHFPFYTRNICQQECRINLAYKICKCIPHFYPNRIAEPKPVCNYKILKSCFPKHANFFLKLYEENGFHDKPATCHCEQNCLDAVVTTKSALPMIGSKQLLGSIGSAISMKTWPQNRLKRQVIFSFTDLLVSIGGTAGLFLGFSVLGLAELFYFFTIRLVWQILGYTI; from the exons ATGATACAAAAGTCCTATAGTTATTGGAGATGGCCGAAAGCAATAGTAAACTATATTAAGGTATACTTTCAAAAGTGTTGCATACATGGATTCAAATATGTTGTCGaaaaaatgtttacttttctGGAGAG ATTCCTGTGGCTTATTTTGTTGGTGGTTTCTATATATTTCTGTATTGTGGTCTGCCTATCTTCTATCGATCGATACTACACCAAGAGTACACACATCGGATTAGAA CGAAACTACCACTTTTGGAATACTACGATACCAAGTTTAACAGTATGCCCAATGCAACGAATTAACGAAAGTTTATTCAGTGACTACTGTCG GAAAAATGGCATTAAAGGACAATACAAAGAGGAATTTTGGGGATTCATTGAAAATTTGGCAAATTCTACATACAAAAATTTTCAAAACATTCCGGAAAGCGAGCATATAGACAAATTACTTAATGTTCTCGGTATTAAACCAGCATTATACATGGAGCTAATTTATAATCTTACCTATGATAGCTCTTATGAGCCCGTGGAAAAGCAACGAACCCGTAGTATCGATGGACAGATTAATATTCATGTACGACAAGTTCTCACGGAGTACGGCTTGTGCTACTTAGGTAACTCAAAGCTGGGGGAAGAGTACAGCTCGCGTTACTTGATATTTGGAGTTTATCCTGAAGTTAACAAATATGAACAGAGCCGACGATTACTGAAAGCTCAGATCGGATCGTTTTTTGAAAAGGATGTGGGATTCACTTTATTGGGCTTTAGTAGCGAAGCTATAGAT AGCTATATTCATTCAGCTTTTGAGGTAATGAAGGTAGATAATAATTTTGGGTACACTGAAGAAGGTGTTGTTTATGATCCCGAAAGCGAAGAGATAATTGCTGAGGAAAACCTTGAGAA AGAAGCTACCATTGGACAAAGAAAATGTCGTTTCTATCACGAATCCAATCTGACCCATTTTCCATTCTATACTAGAAATATTTGTCAACAAGAGTGTCGAATTAATCTTGCTTACAAAATTTGTAAATGTATTCCTCACTTTTATCCAAACCGTA TTGCAGAACCTAAGCCGGTGTGTAATTATAAAATTCTTAAATCGTGTTTCCCAAAACATGCAA ATTTTTTTCTTAAACTGTACGAAGAAAATGGTTTTCATGATAAGCCAGCGACATGCCACTGTGAACAGAACTGCCTTGATGCAGTAGTTACAACAAAAAGTGCTCTG CCCATGATAGGTTCGAAACAGCTACTCGGAAGTATAGGAAGTGCTATTTCTATGAAAACTTGGCCCCAGAATAGGCTTAAGCGACAAGTCATATTTTCCTTTACCGATCTCTTAG TTTCCATTGGCGGAACTGCAGGACTGTTTCTCGGATTCAGTGTTTTGGGCTTAGCTGAGCTTTTTTACTTTTTTACAATCCGATTAGTTTGGCAAATACTTGGTTATACAATCTAA
- the LOC108162801 gene encoding sodium channel protein Nach isoform X2: MELIYNLTYDSSYEPVEKQRTRSIDGQINIHVRQVLTEYGLCYLGNSKLGEEYSSRYLIFGVYPEVNKYEQSRRLLKAQIGSFFEKDVGFTLLGFSSEAIDSYIHSAFEVMKVDNNFGYTEEGVVYDPESEEIIAEENLEKEATIGQRKCRFYHESNLTHFPFYTRNICQQECRINLAYKICKCIPHFYPNRIAEPKPVCNYKILKSCFPKHANFFLKLYEENGFHDKPATCHCEQNCLDAVVTTKSALPMIGSKQLLGSIGSAISMKTWPQNRLKRQVIFSFTDLLVSIGGTAGLFLGFSVLGLAELFYFFTIRLVWQILGYTI, from the exons ATGGAGCTAATTTATAATCTTACCTATGATAGCTCTTATGAGCCCGTGGAAAAGCAACGAACCCGTAGTATCGATGGACAGATTAATATTCATGTACGACAAGTTCTCACGGAGTACGGCTTGTGCTACTTAGGTAACTCAAAGCTGGGGGAAGAGTACAGCTCGCGTTACTTGATATTTGGAGTTTATCCTGAAGTTAACAAATATGAACAGAGCCGACGATTACTGAAAGCTCAGATCGGATCGTTTTTTGAAAAGGATGTGGGATTCACTTTATTGGGCTTTAGTAGCGAAGCTATAGAT AGCTATATTCATTCAGCTTTTGAGGTAATGAAGGTAGATAATAATTTTGGGTACACTGAAGAAGGTGTTGTTTATGATCCCGAAAGCGAAGAGATAATTGCTGAGGAAAACCTTGAGAA AGAAGCTACCATTGGACAAAGAAAATGTCGTTTCTATCACGAATCCAATCTGACCCATTTTCCATTCTATACTAGAAATATTTGTCAACAAGAGTGTCGAATTAATCTTGCTTACAAAATTTGTAAATGTATTCCTCACTTTTATCCAAACCGTA TTGCAGAACCTAAGCCGGTGTGTAATTATAAAATTCTTAAATCGTGTTTCCCAAAACATGCAA ATTTTTTTCTTAAACTGTACGAAGAAAATGGTTTTCATGATAAGCCAGCGACATGCCACTGTGAACAGAACTGCCTTGATGCAGTAGTTACAACAAAAAGTGCTCTG CCCATGATAGGTTCGAAACAGCTACTCGGAAGTATAGGAAGTGCTATTTCTATGAAAACTTGGCCCCAGAATAGGCTTAAGCGACAAGTCATATTTTCCTTTACCGATCTCTTAG TTTCCATTGGCGGAACTGCAGGACTGTTTCTCGGATTCAGTGTTTTGGGCTTAGCTGAGCTTTTTTACTTTTTTACAATCCGATTAGTTTGGCAAATACTTGGTTATACAATCTAA